The nucleotide sequence CAGACGACTTGGAAATGGACGTCCACGACGACCGTGCGAATCACGATGATTTGATGGCCGCAATGCGTCTGGCTTCCGATCGTGATGCGATTGCCCGGGAATACGCCAGTGGATTCGACAGTCTGCTTCACCAAATGACACCGCTATTGAAGCAGTGCATCGATGAAACGGGTGGCACGATCCAAGGAATCTGCTTGGCGCAGCATCGATGGCTGCAAGAAAACACCGACTCGCTGATCGCCCGGAAATGCGGTTCGGACGTCGCATCGAAAGTCCGGCAATGGTTCCGCGAAGCCGATTTTGAAAACCCGTCGTCGATCCGGACATTGGACGAACGTCTAAGATCAGATGGAAACCGATTGAATCCGGGTACCACCGCCGACCTTCTGGCGGCAGCACTGTTTGTCCTTCTGTGTCCCACTCCATTGCAATCCGAAAGACCAGCGTGACACATCCCACCGAACAACCTGTGTTCCGAGTCGACGTCAGCAAAGAACAATTTGTTTTTTCGGCGGCGCATTTCATCACCTTCGCCGGCGACATTTGTGAAAGAATCCACGGCCACAACTATGGCGTCCGCGTGTCGGTCGAAGGCCCATTGGACGAAAACCGCTACGTCGTCGACTTTATCGCGTTGCGTGATGCCGTTCTTGCGGAAACGGGACGTCTGGACCATCACGTCTTGTTACCCGACCGACATGCCCAGATTCGGGTGTCGAAGGATGAAAAGGAAACCACGGCAACATTCCAAGACCGTCGCTGGGTTTTTCCAAACGAAGACTGTGTCCATTTGCCCGTGACGAACACCACGGCCGAAGAGTTGGCCGAGTACATCGGTCGGCGGGTGATCGAGCGCACGTTCGATCAGTTTGGTGATCACTTGTCGTGGATCGAAGTTGCCGTGGATGAGAACCAGGGCCAGTGGGGTGTCTGTCGTCTGCCCTGGAAACGACCGTCTGCTTCAGCATAGACGGTTTCGGTTCGGGACCAGCGACGACCGTCACGGTTTGCCTTTTCGGAAAGGTCCAAATCACTCCTACAGACTCTAGCTCCGTCGAATCCGGCAAATGCGTCGCGCCGTCGCCGGATCGATCGCGGAAACGTCGATAAGCCGAAAGACGCCAGGATGGCGAAGCAGCTTCAATCGAAAATGCGTCAATCGGCAAGTCCGGGCTGACGCAAACGCGAAGGGATTCCTTAGGGTGCAGACGGTCAATACGGATAACGACGGGCTTCGCAAAGCAGCCATCCTGTTGATGAGCTTGCCGACCAAGAGTGCTGCTCGGATCATGCAGCAATTGCCGCCGCGACTGATCGAACAGATCAGCATCCGCATTGCGCAAACCGAATCCGTCGGTGGCGACGACCAAGAAATCGTGATCGCGGAATTCCTGACGAGTAAAGCCAGTTCGATTTATGCCAGCCCCGGCGGACTGGAGCGAGCAAAGGAACTGATCAAGGAGGCGTTGGGACGCGACGCATCCGAACTGATCGGCAATTTGCAGCAAACGATCGAATCGATGCCTTTTGCGTTCGTCAAAAAGGTGGATTCGCAGACGCTGATGCAATTCATTGGCGAAGAACACCCGCAAACCATCGCGTTGCTGTTAAGCCACGTGCCCGCCTCATACGCCGCGGAAGTCTTGGGTGGCCTGGATTCCGAGAAACAACTGGATGTGATTCGCCGAGTGGCTTCCATCGGCCGCACCAGTCCCGATGCCATCGAGGAATTGGAATACGGTCTAGAACAACGGCTTTCCAGCATGGTGAATCAGAGCCACACGTCCGCAGGGGGCGTCGAAAGCGTCGCCGAAATCCTGAACGTTTGCGAACGATCCGTTGAACGGATGATCATGGAGTCCCTCGGTCGCGACGAACCGGAACTTTCCGATGACATTCGCCGCCTGATGTTCGTTTTCGAAGACATCGCCAAGTTGGGCGATCGCGATATTCAGGCGTTGCTGAAGAATGTCGAAACGGCTCAGTGGGCGATGGCTTTGAAGGGCGCCAGCGAAACGCTCCAGGAAAAGGTCATGAAGAACATGAGTTCACGTGCGGCCGAAAACCTGAAAGACGAGATGGGATTTCTGGGCAGCGTCCGCGTCAGCGAAGTGGAATCCGTGCAGCAAAAGATCGTCGACATCGTACGGCACCTCGAAGATACCGGCGAAATCTCTCGTCCCACTGGCGAAAACGAAGAAGAATACGTCAACTGATCGACGGTTCATGGAACAGCCGATCTCGCGGTCAACGTTCGGGCCGTCACCCAACCACGGATGCGTGCTAAGACGACGATACCGCGTGGGATTCGGAATCCACTGGAGGCTGTTCGGCAGTTTCGCCGGACAGGGAAGCCACAGTATCGGAAGTCTCGGTTTCAGGACGGCCAACTGTAGCGACCGCTGCGCCCTTGCCCTTCAGTTGGCGGCGTTCCAAGTCCAGCATGATCTTGGTGATCGGCGCCTTGCTCTCGTCCAATTTGGTCAGGAAATCTTCCAGGTTTTGGTAAATCGCCGTGCTCTTGCCCAAAGCGACCAGCTCTAATTTGCCAACTGAAATGTCGACCATTTCGTCGCCGTTTTGACGTTCCGCGAACAATGGAACTTCCATCACCATTTGCTGGGCACGCTCCGGAAGCCGCACACTTTGCCACGTTGCGTGATAACTCTCGTGAAGCCAAGGCATGGAGATATTGACCTTCATCTTGGCCAGATCGTGTTTCTTCGCGAATTCGACCAAGGGTTCCCACACCAGTTCCCATGGTGCGTCCCCCTGAAGCTGCAGTCGACGATGCTGCTTTGACTGCTCGCAACGTTCAGGGTGCATGAAAAACGATTCGATGAAGTGGGCGGCGCGATTAAAGATCAAGCGGGCTTCGCTATGTCCGAACGAGCGTGTCTGGATCAGAACAGCGATGACCAGAATGACGCCGAACATCGCCCACCACGGTTCGCTGTAGACTTCGCCCAATACCGCGACCACCGTCGTGACCAGACAGGCCAGACCAACCACGATCAATAGCCCGTGCGGTCCGTATTTCAATTGCAGCAGGTGGTGCATGTGACCGCGATCCGTTGCGTAGATGCTGCGTCCCGTCAAACGACGCCGCACAATGGCTGCCGAGGAATCAAACAGCGGAATCGCAAGAATCGCCATAGGTGCCGACGCGAGAACGGTAGATTCCTTCAAGTTGGACCAGATTGCCAAGGTTCCCACGAATAGGCCGATCATCATGCTGCCCGCATCACCAAGATAAATACTGGCGGGGGGTTTGTTGTAAACCAGGAAACCGAGCAAGGCGCCGGCGAGTGCAAATCCGACCACACCGGAAAGCGGCGAAGCCCCGACGAACCCCAATATGCCAAGTCCAATGGCGATGATCATTCCGACCGTGCTGGCCATCCCGTCGGCGCCGTCGATCAAGTTCAGCGCGTTGACCGCCAACAGCAACCAAAGCATGGTGACGGGAATGCTAAATACCCCCAGGCTGATCTCGTATCCGAACAAGCCGATCTGGTGAATCTGAGTTCCCGCACCGATCATCAAACCGATGATCACGATCTGCAGTAGCAACTTCTGTCGGCCACGCAACGACCACACGTCGTCAACCAGCCCGACAACCAGGATGGCGAGGGCGGCGCCAAAAAGCACGTACCAGCGCATCTGAATCGTCCCCAGCACGTGGTATCCAAGGGTTCGATCCAGAACCAGGGACAACGCAAAGGTGGTCGCCACTGAGAGAAAAACGGCGACTCCACCGGCCAAAGCGACCGGCTTCTCGTGCACCTTTCGCTCTGCATCAGGACGATCCACCAACCCGACCGTCCGCGCAAATGCTCGGACAATTCGAACCAATAACAGCGAACAAGCGAGGGAAAGGATGAACGAAATCGCAATCATCCATTGCATGGTGTGTTCCGCCGTGAAGAAATCAGAGTGGGAGTAGCATGTTGAGCAGGCGTCTGATCGTCGGTGTCCGAAAGCTTTGCCCAAGTCCATCAGCCATTCGAAACCGGCGATCGACCATCAGTATAAAAGTCCCCTCCACCAAACGAACCCGTGCATCGATCAAATTCCTATAGATTTCATGCGGGAAACGCTAGTTTTTGACTGACTTGTGCAATCCGCCCAATCGATACGGTTCGCTGCGTCGCTAACGCGACACACTGGCGAAACCTGAAGACAGGTGGCATTCCGCACGCCCCACGAGTGCCCAAAAGACGCCCATCAGCCCCCACCAGCGGTCTGTCTTGATGCGTCGGACCCGGACATTCCCGACGTCTGTCGCGACAGTGCAGAGCATTCTCAACGGTTCAGCCCGCGTTTCCGTCACTTTTGGCTAATCCGCAACGGCGGTTACGACGATTTGTATCCCAGGAGGGGGTTCCTGTCGTTCCGGCAGTATCCCTTGCGTAGAGACAAATCGAATGCCGCCAGCAGCCAAGGGGGGCCCAATGGCGATTCGCAAAATGACGGTAACGACCGCGTCAGCGGAATCTGTTACCCATAGCGACACTTCATCAACAAGCAGCTCCCGGTCCGACAAGCCGGATTCGTCGCGTCGTCGACGTTTCCGACTGCTTGCCAGCGGTTGTCTGGGTCTGGCTTTGGTCGCTTCGACCGGCTGCACCATGTTCAACACGGCCACGCAGTCACTGTGTGACGAGGGCTGCCTGAACGACTTCATGATGTCCCATCATCACCGAGTCATGGCCGCCCGCGCTTGGCAACGTGAAAAGAAGTGCTTCGGAAACCACCGAAACCTGCGAGACATCAAACGCGGGTTCATGGACGCCTATAAAGACGTCGCCAAAGGTGGAACCGGATGCACGCCGACCGTCGCACCTCGTGAATACTGGGGATGGCGGTACCAGTCCGCTGACGGACACGTCGCGGTGAACTCATGGTTCCAAGGCTATCCGATCGGCGTGAAAGCGGCCGAACAGGACGGAATTGGAAATTACGCCAGCATCCAAATGGCGAACTTGCCGACCCGTCAAACGTCCACACCGGGAACGGTCAATACGATCGCGCAGAAGAATCCGGAACCACCGAAACCATCGGTTTCAGAAATGATCCCGGTGCCGGGTGGCTATATCAGCCAAAACGGCGACTTCTACGACAAGAACGGAAACCTGGCTGGAAAGGGCACGGTCGTCGACCGTGCCATCGGAGAGCCGGTTGAAAGCGCGGTGCAAGTTCCCGCCATCGTCGCGGCCGACGACCAACCGGTCGAAGTTGCACCCTTGAAAGCGGACGTAGCACCGACGCAAGCCCAGCCGCCGGCCGTTTCACTGAACTTGAGCGACCAGGTCGGTGCGACGCCGATCCAAGCCGACGCCTATCAGTTGGACGAACCCAGTCAAGAAGAAATTGATGCCGTTATCGACGACATCTTTGGCAAACCGCAGTCTCCAGCGTCCGACGACGCGGATGACACGAACACGTTCGAGTCGATTCCGTTCACCTTCGAGTGAGCTGATAGGCCTTAGCAAGAGAGTTCAAGGATGACTAAGACACTTTCAGCCGGCCGGCGGATCCATCGCTGCATCAGGACGCTGCGAACCGCCGCAACCGCGCTTGCCGCCGGCGTCGCCGTGACGGCAATCACCGGCTGCAGCACGTTGACTCAACCGATCAACGGGGTGCCCGCGAATCGCCTGCCTCCGGAATTTTTCCCGGAGCCTAAAAACGACTTGGTCCCGGTCGACATCTCATTGCTGTCACTGGAACCACCGCGTGAATACTTGCTGGACGGTGGGGATATTTTGGGCGTGTACATCGAAGGCGTCCTGCCTTTCAACCCGCCCAACGAGCCGCCGGAACCGCCGCCGGTGAACTTCCCGGAAGCCGACAACACGCTGCCGCCATCGATCGGTTATCCGATCGCCATCCAAGACGATGGTACGCTGGCGCTGCCGTTGATCGAGCCGTTGGATGTTTCCGGTCTGACCCTGGAACAAGTGCGTGACAAGATCCGCGACGCCTACATCGATGAAGAAATCTTGATCGAAGAAAAGGCTCGTCCGATCGTCACGCTGATCCAAAAGCGGACCTACAACATCATCGTCATCCGTGAAGACGGACTGGGTGATGGTCGTACGAGCCGAGGTCTGCAGTCACAAGACGTCGCATCGCAGTTCATCCGTGGCGGTAGCGACCGCAGCGGTAGCGGTTCGATGGTCAAGCTGAATGCGTACGAGAACGACATCTTGCATGCATTGGTCGAAACCGGCGGCCTGCCAGGCTTGAACGCCAAAAACCAGGTCAAAGTGTTGCGGGCTAATCGTGCGAACCAAGAGAAGTATCGCGAGTTCGTCAAACAGTTCTATGCACAGCAAGAGTGTTTGCAACGCGACCCGTGCTACTGTCCGCCGGAACTTCCGGAAGACCCGTCGATCTTGAAGGTGCCGCTACGTGTTCGTCCGGGTGAATTCCCCGACATCAGCGATGAAGACATCACGCTGAATGATGGCGATATCGTGTACATCGAATCGCGTGAAACGGAAGTCTTCTACACCGGTGGTTTGTTGCCGGGTGGTGAATTCCCGCTGCCTCGTGACTATGACTTGGACGTGCTTGGTGCATTGGCCCTGGCCGGAGCCGGAGTCGGTGGTACGGCCCAAAACAGTGGTGGTGGAATCAGCCTTGGCCGTTCGCCGGTCGCTGGTGTACCGCCGGGACGCGTCTACATTCTTCGTAAGCTGCCTTGTAACCAGCAAGTTGCCATCGAAGTTGACATCTCCGAGGCGACCAACAATCCGTCGGCTCGGGTGCTGATTCAACCGGGCGACGTGGTACTGCTGCAGTACAAGTGCGAGGAAGAAATCATCAACGCCGGTATCGGAACGTTCTTCACCTTCGGGATTGCTGAGATCCTGAGGAACTAAGAACTCGCCACCAAACCGAAAGAAACGAACAACGCCCTCGGGAAGCATGCTTCTCGGGGGCGTTTTTTCGTTGTCAGACGCTCGTAGCCGCTCCAGCAATCGGTCGCCACGACAAACCTGGATTGCCCCAACGATCTACGGCTGATTCTTTGAAAACCCTCCGGCGCGAGGAACGCCATCGGCAGAGCCTGATGAGGGATCCGCTTCGCCAATCATCGACGGGAAAAAGCGATAGTAGTTGCCATAGGTGTACTTCAGGTTCGCTTGCGATCTGATTTTACCCATGGCCGCCATCCGCTGACGTGCCAGTTCCTGGTCGCCGATCAGCAGTTGGTATTGATTGCTGGAAAGCACAGCTCCGTCAGCATCCAGCAAAGACAGCGACACGTTGAACGAATCCTCGACCGTCGCATCGACCTTCCACTTCAGTTCGCCGATCGCGAGCGAACTGTCTTCGTCGACCAACGCAACGTCAAAATCTTTGACCGCCAAGTGCGCCCCATCGGAGTTTTTGATGACCAACTGAACCGTACAATCCTGATGCGATTGATAGGTGTCATTGATCAACCAAACCTTGGCATCCAATGACTCGCCGGGTTTCCATCGCCGTCGTTCAAAATCCAGACTGACCAGCAATGGTTGGTACGCTCGCTTAACGTACTCGTACGAACGTTTGGGTTGTTGATACGCATCAACGATCCCCCATTTCATGTCCGGCCAATACGTAATGAAGTGACACAGGGAGACTCCGCTGCACCTGGGTTTAGCACGCCGGAAATGCTCAACGGCCAGCTGAAAGATCGTGCCTTGGGCGTCCTGCGTCGCGTTGACAAATTCTTCCAACGATCCCGTACGTTCGTCACCAAAGCAATCAAAGTTCTGCATCCGCAAACGGTCCAAGTCGGCCCAGTGGTGCCCCCAACTCGGTCCGGGTGGCCAAAGCTCATCCGGCGGAATGAAACGCTTCAGGCTTTCGACGGACGGCACCGATGTGATCGCCAACTCGGGAACAATGGGGAAGTCCAGCGATCGGTACCAGTCTTCCATCAACCATCGGCCCAT is from Crateriforma conspicua and encodes:
- a CDS encoding 6-pyruvoyl trahydropterin synthase family protein, whose protein sequence is MTHPTEQPVFRVDVSKEQFVFSAAHFITFAGDICERIHGHNYGVRVSVEGPLDENRYVVDFIALRDAVLAETGRLDHHVLLPDRHAQIRVSKDEKETTATFQDRRWVFPNEDCVHLPVTNTTAEELAEYIGRRVIERTFDQFGDHLSWIEVAVDENQGQWGVCRLPWKRPSASA
- the fliG gene encoding flagellar motor switch protein FliG, whose amino-acid sequence is MQTVNTDNDGLRKAAILLMSLPTKSAARIMQQLPPRLIEQISIRIAQTESVGGDDQEIVIAEFLTSKASSIYASPGGLERAKELIKEALGRDASELIGNLQQTIESMPFAFVKKVDSQTLMQFIGEEHPQTIALLLSHVPASYAAEVLGGLDSEKQLDVIRRVASIGRTSPDAIEELEYGLEQRLSSMVNQSHTSAGGVESVAEILNVCERSVERMIMESLGRDEPELSDDIRRLMFVFEDIAKLGDRDIQALLKNVETAQWAMALKGASETLQEKVMKNMSSRAAENLKDEMGFLGSVRVSEVESVQQKIVDIVRHLEDTGEISRPTGENEEEYVN
- a CDS encoding glycosyltransferase family 4 protein, whose amino-acid sequence is MQWMIAISFILSLACSLLLVRIVRAFARTVGLVDRPDAERKVHEKPVALAGGVAVFLSVATTFALSLVLDRTLGYHVLGTIQMRWYVLFGAALAILVVGLVDDVWSLRGRQKLLLQIVIIGLMIGAGTQIHQIGLFGYEISLGVFSIPVTMLWLLLAVNALNLIDGADGMASTVGMIIAIGLGILGFVGASPLSGVVGFALAGALLGFLVYNKPPASIYLGDAGSMMIGLFVGTLAIWSNLKESTVLASAPMAILAIPLFDSSAAIVRRRLTGRSIYATDRGHMHHLLQLKYGPHGLLIVVGLACLVTTVVAVLGEVYSEPWWAMFGVILVIAVLIQTRSFGHSEARLIFNRAAHFIESFFMHPERCEQSKQHRRLQLQGDAPWELVWEPLVEFAKKHDLAKMKVNISMPWLHESYHATWQSVRLPERAQQMVMEVPLFAERQNGDEMVDISVGKLELVALGKSTAIYQNLEDFLTKLDESKAPITKIMLDLERRQLKGKGAAVATVGRPETETSDTVASLSGETAEQPPVDSESHAVSSS
- a CDS encoding polysaccharide biosynthesis/export family protein, which encodes MTKTLSAGRRIHRCIRTLRTAATALAAGVAVTAITGCSTLTQPINGVPANRLPPEFFPEPKNDLVPVDISLLSLEPPREYLLDGGDILGVYIEGVLPFNPPNEPPEPPPVNFPEADNTLPPSIGYPIAIQDDGTLALPLIEPLDVSGLTLEQVRDKIRDAYIDEEILIEEKARPIVTLIQKRTYNIIVIREDGLGDGRTSRGLQSQDVASQFIRGGSDRSGSGSMVKLNAYENDILHALVETGGLPGLNAKNQVKVLRANRANQEKYREFVKQFYAQQECLQRDPCYCPPELPEDPSILKVPLRVRPGEFPDISDEDITLNDGDIVYIESRETEVFYTGGLLPGGEFPLPRDYDLDVLGALALAGAGVGGTAQNSGGGISLGRSPVAGVPPGRVYILRKLPCNQQVAIEVDISEATNNPSARVLIQPGDVVLLQYKCEEEIINAGIGTFFTFGIAEILRN